Proteins from one Telopea speciosissima isolate NSW1024214 ecotype Mountain lineage chromosome 1, Tspe_v1, whole genome shotgun sequence genomic window:
- the LOC122642655 gene encoding probable copper-transporting ATPase HMA5 — MATKFLALACIRNNENYDRDLSPRPHYPSMPKYPKGFAVQDSIEVSEAKALFSVIGMTCSACAGSVEKAIKRLPGIRDAAVDVLNNRALVLFYPDFVSEETIQEAIKDVGFEATLIKDEVNERSMQACRLRIKGMTCTSCSRTIESALQGIKGVNKAQVALATEEAEICFDPKIVSHNQLLEAVEHIGFEAILIRTGEDRSKIQLKVDGVRTDHSMMMIENSLQALPGVYDVTIDPTFHRISISYKPDETGPRTFIQVIESTGSGSFKAMIFPEGGGRDSLRREEIKNYYKSFLWSLVFTIPVFLTSMVFMYIPGIKQGLDAKVINMLTIGEILRWILSTPVQFIIGWRFYSGSFKALRHGSANMDVLIALGTNAAYFYSVYSVLRAATSEEFKSTDFFETSSMLISFILLGKYLEVLAKGKTSEAIAKLMDLAPEAATLLTMDSEGNMIREQEIDSRLILKNDVIKIMPGAKVACDGFVIWGQSHVNESMITGEARPVAKRKGDIVIGGTVNENGVLHVQATRVGSETALSQIVRLVESAQMAKAPVQKFADRISKYFVPLVIILAFCTWLAWFLAGKFNGYPKSWIPSSMDGFQLSLQFGISVMVIACPCALGLATPTAVMVGTGVGASQGVLIKGGQALESAHKVNCIVFDKTGTLTIGKPVVVSTRLLKNMVLRDLYELVAAVEVNSEHPLAKAIVEYAKKFREDEENHVWPEARDFVSITGHGVKATVQNKEIVVGNKSLMLDSGISVQVDAEELLVETEELAQTGILVSIDREVVGLIAISDPLKPGVPDVISILKSMDVRSIMVTGDNWGTANAIAKEVGIETVVAEAKPEQKAEKVKELQAMGLTVAMVGDGINDSPALVAADVGMAIGAGTDIAIEAADIVLMKSNLEDVITAIDLSRKTFSRIHMNYFWALGYNLFGIPIAAGALFPSTGFRLPPWVAGAAMAASSVSVVCWSLLLKNYRKPKKLDTLEIRGIKVE; from the exons ATGGCAACCAAATTTTTGGCTTTAGCTTGTATAAGGAACAATGAGAACTACGATAGAGATTTGTCTCCTCGACCACATTACCCTTCGATGCCTAAGTACCCTAAGGGTTTCGCCGTTCAGGATAGCATCGAGGTCTCCGAGGCTAAGGCTCTCTTCTCCGTTATTGGAATGACCTGTTCTGCTTGTGCTGGTTCCGTGGAGAAAGCCATCAAACGGCTTCCGGGAATCCGTGATGCTGCTGTTGACGTTTTGAACAACAGAGCTCTGGTTCTGTTTTATCCTGATTTCGTCAGT GAGGAAACAATTCAAGAGGCTATCAAAGATGTTGGATTTGAGGCAACATTGATCAAGGATGAGGTGAATGAGAGATCCATGCAAGCATGTCGATTACGTATAAAAGGAATGACTTGTACCTCATGCTCAAGAACTATTGAATCTGCTCTGCAAGGTATTAAAGGTGTGAATAAAGCCCAAGTTGCATTAGCAACTGAAGAAGCAGAGATCTGTTTTGATCCAAAGATTGTGAGCCACAACCAGCTCCTTGAAGCAGTTGAGCACATTGGTTTTGAAGCCATACTTATTAGAACAGGGGAAGACAGGAGCAAGATACAGCTAAAAGTAGATGGAGTACGCACCGATCATTCAATGATGATGATAGAAAATTCTCTACAAGCACTTCCAGGAGTTTATGATGTGACAATTGATCCAACGTTTCATAGAATTTCCATTTCTTACAAGCCAGATGAAACAGGACCACGGACTTTCATCCAAGTTATAGAGTCAACTGGCTCTGGGAGTTTCAAAGCAATGATATTCCCTGAAGGAGGGGGAAGAGATTCTCTTAGGCGAGAGGAGATTAAGAACTACTATAAATCCTTTCTATGGAGTCTTGTTTTTACCATCCCGGTGTTCCTTACCTCTATGGTCTTCATGTATATCCCCGGTATTAAGCAAGGACTTGATGCTAAAGTGATCAACATGTTAACCATTGGAGAGATTTTGAGGTGGATACTATCTACCCCTGTACAATTCATTATTGGTTGGAGATTTTACTCTGGGTCCTTTAAGGCATTGCGACACGGCTCTGCAAATATGGACGTTTTGATTGCACTTGGAACCAATGCAGCCTACTTCTATTCTGTCTACTCAGTGTTGAGAGCTGCTACGTCAGAGGAATTCAAGTCTACAGATTTCTTTGAGACGAGCTCAATGctcatttcctttattttactGGGGAAGTATTTGGAGGTTTTGGCCAAGGGGAAGACATCTGAAGCCATTGCTAAGCTTATGGATTTGGCACCTGAGGCAGCAACTCTATTAACTATGGACAGTGAGGGAAATATGATACGTGAGCAAGAAATTGATAGTCGATTGATACTGAAGAATGATGTGATCAAGATAATGCCTGGTGCAAAAGTTGCTTGTGATGGTTTTGTTATATGGGGTCAAAGTCATGTCAATGAAAGCATGATAACAGGAGAAGCCAGGCCAGTGGCCAAAAGGAAAGGTGATATAGTAATTGGAGGGACTGTGAATGAGAATGGGGTGTTACATGTTCAGGCAACCCGAGTTGGATCTGAGACTGCTCTCTCACAGATTGTTCGACTTGTTGAATCAGCACAAATGGCCAAAGCTCCTGTCCAGAAATTTGCTGACCGTATCTCAAAATATTTTGTGCCTTTG GTTATTATCCTTGCATTCTGCACTTGGCTTGCCTGGTTTTTAGCTGGAAAATTTAATGGCTATCCAAAGTCTTGGATACCATCCTCCATGGATGGCTTTCAGCTTTCTCTTCAATTTGGCATCTCTGTCATGGTCATAGCCTGCCCTTGCGCTCTAGGTCTGGCAACTCCCACAGCAGTTATGGTTGGTACAGGAGTTGGTGCTTCTCAAGGTGTATTAATCAAAGGTGGTCAAGCATTGGAAAGTGCACATAAG GTGAACTGCATTGTGTTTGACAAAACGGGAACCCTCACCATTGGAAAACCAGTGGTTGTAAGCACAAGGCTCTTGAAAAACATGGTCCTTCGTGATTTGTATGAACTGGTTGCTGCAGTTGAG GTTAACAGTGAACATCCACTGGCTAAGGCTATAGTTGAGTATGCCAAGAAATtcagagaagatgaagagaaccATGTGTGGCCAGAAGCACGAGACTTTGTCTCCATTACAGGTCATGGTGTGAAAGCAACTGttcaaaacaaagaaatagtTGTCGGAAACAAGAGCCTGATGTTGGACTCTGGGATATCCGTTCAAGTTGATGCCGAAGAACTCCTAGTAGAAACTGAAGAGCTGGCACAAACAGGAATCCTGGTATCTATTGATCGGGAGGTCGTGGGACTGATAGCCATATCTGACCCATTGAAGCCTGGAGTGCCGGATGTCATTTCCATTCTCAAGTCTATGGATGTTAGAAGTATTATGGTGACAGGTGACAATTGGGGAACTGCAAATGCCATCGCCAAGGAGGTTGGAATTGAGACTGTTGTTGCTGAAGCCAAACCTGAACAGAAAgcagagaaagtgaaggagtTACAG GCCATGGGACTAACGGTGGCAATGGTTGGAGATGGTATCAATGACTCGCCAGCACTAGTGGCTGCTGATGTGGGAATGGCAATTGGTGCTGGCACAGACATTGCCATTGAGGCAGCTGACATTGTTCTGATGAAGAGCAACTTGGAGGATGTGATAACTGCCATTGACCTCTCCAGGAAAACCTTCTCTCGTATCCATATGAACTACTTCTGGGCACTGGGTTATAATCTATTCGGCATCCCAATCGCTGCTGGGGCCCTTTTCCCATCCACTGGTTTCCGTCTACCACCATGGGTTGCTGGAGCTGCAATGGCAGCCTCTTCAGTTAGTGTTGTTTGCTGGTCTCTATTGTTGAAGAATTACAGAAAACCCAAGAAGTTGGATACCCTTGAGATTAGAGGAATCAAAGTTGAGTAG
- the LOC122642662 gene encoding glutathione S-transferase T1-like, which translates to MKLKVYGDRLSQPTRAVIIFCKVNGIDFEEIKIDLLKRQHLSPEFREINPMKQVPAIVDGKFKLFESHAILLYIACAFPGVAHHWYPADLFTRARINSVLDWHHSTLRRGTVTLIRNSVLASAFGLPLNPQAAAEGEKILTSSLSKIESVWLGENGKFLLGSSQPSIADLSLVCEIMQLELLEEKDVNRLLGPHKKILQWIEDTRNATRPHFDELHKFIFKAKSRFHRQSSGQSYGTESSIKAMLPSKM; encoded by the exons ATGAAGCTCAAGGTCTATGGCGATCGACTGTCCCAACCAACCCGTGCTGTTATCATCTTCTGCAA GGTTAATGGAATCGATTTTGAGGAGATTAAAATCGACCTATTAAAACGTCAACATCTATCACCTGAATTTAGAG AAATCAATCCCATGAAACAAGTTCCAGCAATTGTTGATGGAAAATTTAAGTTGTTTGAAAg TCATGCAATTCTGCTCTACATTGCTTGTGCATTCCCGGGAGTTGCACATCATTG GTACCCAGCTGATCTTTTCACAAGAGCGAGGATTAACTCAGTCTTGGATTGGCATCATTCGACTTTACGCCGTGGCACAG tTACCCTTATTCGCAATTCTGTTCTAGCATCTGCATTTGGTCTTCCATTGAACCCACAGGCAGCTGCCGAAGGTGAGAAAATTTTGACCTCGTCCCTGTCAAAAATTGAATCGGTTTGGCTTGGAGAGAATGGGAAGTTCCTACTGGGAAGCTCTCAACCATCTATTGCAGATCTGAGCCTTGTTTGTGAAATCATGCAATTGGAG CTATTGGAAGAGAAGGATGTCAACCGATTATTGGGCCCCCACAAGAAAATTCTGCAATGGATTGAGGATACAAGAAATGCAACGAGACCTCATTTTGACGAACTGCACAAATTCATATTCAAAGCTAAATCAAGGTTTCACAGGCAATCAAGTGGACAAAGCTATGGGACTGAATCAAGCATAAAGGCGATGTTACCATCAAAGATGTGA
- the LOC122670261 gene encoding probable CoA ligase CCL9, with the protein MENLTLTGLLKKAAEQFPSHRALSASGKFDLTHAQLQELIDQAASRLIAVGVKPGDVVALTFSNTVEFVIMFLAVIRARATAAPLNAAYTQDEFEFYLSDSESKILLTSEQGNQAAQAAASKLEIPHATVSLSHAGGEIKLSSSSLPDANTVSDLKSVSGIVNDPSDVSLFLHTSGTTSRPKGVPLTQLNLASSVQNIKTVYKLTETDSTVIVLPLFHVHGLLAGLLSSLAAGAAVTLPAAGRFSASTFWSDMVTYNATWYTAVPTIHQIILDRHLSKPEPVYPKLRFIRSCSASLAPSILTNLEESFGAPVLEAYAMTEASHQMSTNPLPENGSHKAGSVGKPMGLEMAILDENGVPQPAEVNGEVCIRGPNVTKGYKNNPEANKAAFSFGWFHTGDIGFMDSEGYLHLVGRIKELINRGGEKISPIEVDAVLLSHPEVAQAVAFGVPDDKYGEEINCAIIPREGSNMDQEEMLKYCKKNLTSFKVPKKVFITDNLPKTATGKIQRRIVAEHFLAQISAAKVSKFGA; encoded by the exons ATGGAAAACCTCACTCTCACTGGCTTGTTGAAGAAAGCCGCCGAACAATTCCCTTCCCATCGAGCTCTGTCCGCTTCCGGCAAGTTCGATTTAACACACGCTCAATTGCAAGAATTGATCGATCAAGCCGCCTCTCGCCTTATCGCTGTCGGTGTTAAACCCGGTGATGTCGTCGCTCTTACCTTCTCTAACACTGTCGAG TTTGTGATTATGTTCTTGGCTGTAATCAGAGCCCGAGCCACTGCCGCCCCTCTCAACGCCGCCTACACTCAGGACGAATTTGAGTTCTACCTATCGGATTCCGAATCCAAGATCCTCTTAACATCAGAACAAGGAAATCAAGCCGCTCAAGCCGCCGCTTCGAAACTCGAAATTCCTCACGCAACCGTCTCGCTATCTCACGCCGGTGGCGAAATCAAACTATCCTCTTCGTCTCTTCCAGATGCGAACACCGTCTCAGATCTGAAATCTGTTTCCGGAATTGTGAACGACCCATCGGACGTGTCGCTCTTCCTCCACACCTCTGGCACAACGAGCAGGCCTAAAGGTGTACCGCTGACTCAGCTGAATCTCGCCTCGTCAGTACAAAATATCAAAACTGTCTACAAACTGACGGAGACGGACTCAACCGTTATTGTACTCCCGCTCTTTCACGTGCACGGTTTGCTCGCCGGGTTACTGAGTTCACTTGCAGCCGGGGCTGCGGTGACACTCCCCGCGGCGGGACGATTCTCCGCGTCAACTTTCTGGTCAGATATGGTCACATACAACGCTACATGGTACACGGCGGTCCCTACGATTCACCAGATCATATTGGATAGGCATCTGAGCAAACCTGAGCCAGTATACCCGAAGCTGCGATTCATAAGGAGCTGTAGCGCGTCGCTTGCGCCGTCTATATTGACTAATTTGGAGGAGTCGTTCGGGGCGCCGGTGTTGGAAGCCTACGCTATGACTGAAGCGTCACATCAAATGTCGACGAATCCGTTGCCAGAAAACGGTTCCCACAAGGCCGGGTCAGTTGGGAAGCCGATGGGACTGGAAATGGCGATTCTAGATGAGAATGGTGTGCCACAACCGGCGGAGGTTAACGGGGAGGTATGCATTAGAGGCCCCAATGTAACCAAGGGTTACAAGAACAACCCCGAAGCCAATAAGGCGGCGTTCAGCTTCGGTTGGTTCCATACAGGGGATATCGGTTTTATGGATTCTGAAGGTTACTTGCATCTTGTAGGCCGCATTAAGGAGCTTATTAACCGTGGAG GGGAGAAGATATCACCAATTGAGGTGGATGCAGTGCTTCTGTCGCATCCAGAAGTCGCTCAGGCGGTTGCTTTTGGAGTTCCCGATGATAAATATGGTGAAGAG ATAAATTGTGCCATCATCCCTAGAGAAGGTTCGAACATGGACCAAGAAGAGATGCTCAAGTATTGCAAGAAAAATCTCACAAGTTTCAAGGTCCCCAAGAAGGTTTTCATAACTGACAACCTTCCTAAGACTGCGACTGGCAAGATCCAACGACGTATTGTGGCTGAACACTTCCTTGCTCAAATCTCTGCTGCTAAAGTATCCAAATTTGGAGCATAA